From a region of the Methanolinea sp. genome:
- a CDS encoding UPF0147 family protein gives MPNPEKTIDKCIQMLQHIMDDSTIPRNIRRVADETRQLLLNQNKGTGLRAAEAISKIDEISNDPNMPVHARTRIWELVSTLETIPLD, from the coding sequence ATGCCGAATCCCGAAAAGACCATAGATAAATGTATCCAGATGCTCCAGCACATCATGGACGACAGCACCATCCCCCGGAACATCCGCCGGGTTGCCGATGAAACCAGGCAGCTGCTGCTGAACCAGAACAAGGGGACCGGGCTTCGTGCGGCCGAAGCAATCTCAAAGATCGATGAGATCAGCAATGATCCGAATATGCCGGTCCATGCACGGACCCGTATCTGGGAGCTCGTCTCAACGCTCGAGACCATCCCGCTCGACTGA
- a CDS encoding YjbQ family protein, with translation MYRKGFEVTTRAEGEIIDLTPRIRDIVRESAVKEGLVHVFITGSTAAVTTIEYEPGVLSDLNAALSRVAPDNIPYAHDSRWGDGNGRSHVKASVIGPSITIPVGDGEPMLGTWQQVVMLELDVRRGRTRTVIVTVAA, from the coding sequence ATGTACCGGAAGGGTTTTGAGGTAACGACCAGGGCGGAAGGCGAGATCATCGATCTCACCCCGCGGATCAGGGATATTGTCAGGGAAAGCGCGGTAAAAGAGGGACTGGTCCACGTGTTCATCACCGGTTCGACTGCCGCTGTCACCACCATCGAGTACGAACCCGGCGTGCTCTCTGATTTGAACGCCGCACTATCACGGGTTGCGCCCGATAACATCCCCTATGCCCACGACAGCAGGTGGGGGGACGGGAACGGCAGGTCGCATGTGAAGGCATCTGTCATCGGCCCGTCGATCACCATCCCGGTCGGCGACGGAGAGCCGATGCTCGGCACATGGCAGCAGGTGGTAATGCTCGAACTTGATGTGCGCCGGGGGAGGACCAGGACGGTCATCGTAACGGTGGCGGCGTAA